Proteins encoded together in one Diabrotica undecimpunctata isolate CICGRU chromosome 3, icDiaUnde3, whole genome shotgun sequence window:
- the LOC140435959 gene encoding uncharacterized protein, translated as MSLIGYIEQFNPAKSDITSYIERLEQLFICNVVEKVKEVPLLISLIGGETYSVLKDLLAPEVPSSKTFEELKRVLIEHYSPKRLVIAERYKFYNTNQEPQEDIKSFVSKLKSVAQYCKFGQFLKECLRDRFVCGVRSVQIRRKLLAEDNISFERAYEIALSIELTEGQVRRMEQENVAAIEGKLDKVMFRKRCGRKHNSSKCPAKAWQCFSCKKVGHTSAVCRSKVSLLEEYDIHNEIEEENSLFLGFLSSLEPENSAPEKIVLEVEDLKGAYQQLKVSKNTLKMLVINTHLGLFAITRLTYGITSAPGIFQSVMDSILAGVQNTKCYLDDILVYEFLGHILDAKGIHPTEEKILAINSAPTPKNTTELKSYLGLLNYYGKFIPMLSSKLKPLSKLCQNNINFSSSWSPECDKVFQENYQPLQFIFGKNKGIPISAAARITRWAITLSGYQYDIQYKKGAAINNADGLSRLPCSDNTKITDYLYSFSLVDQMPLNACHIANETNKDLLLLKVKDFILSGWPRKVSDESLKPYFKRRNELSIGQNCILVGNRVVIPNQLQDKVLDLFHEQHNGIVRTKMLYVVSVIKFTHANDMRKDRGEDRIPDSNEAQAEPPIVSDDVPVLRDSVTIEIPVNPNFKNEPIQLEPKQPIPSSSQEETNTSIPSDETSNDCNIRTRSGRLVKAPIKLDL; from the exons ATGTCGTTAATTGGATACATTGAGCAGTTCAATCCTGCGAAAAGTGATATCACCTCTTATATAGAGAGACTTGAGCAGTTGTTTATATGTAATGTAGTGGAAAAAGTCAAGGAAGTTCCATTATTGATTTCTTTAATTGGCGGAGAGACTTACAGTGTCTTAAAAGACTTATTAGCACCAGAGGTACCAAGTTCAAAAACATTTGAGGAGTTAAAAAGAGTTCTGATTGAACATTATAGTCCAAAGCGGTTAGTTATCGCTGAAaggtataaattttacaatacaaaTCAAGAGCCTCAGGAGGATATTAAAAGTTTTGTGTCAAAACTGAAAAGTGTTGCTCAATATTGTAAATTTGGGCAATTTTTGAAAGAATGTCTCAGAGACAGGTTTGTATGTGGTGTACGATCAGTCCAAATAAGACGTAAACTCCTGGCAGAAGACAACATTTCCTTTGAAAGAGCTTATGAGATAGCCTTGTCAATAGAACTTACAGAAGGTCAAGTTAGAAGGATGGAACAGGAAAATGTAGCGGCAATAGAAGGGAAGTTAGATAAAGTAATGTTCAGAAAGAG ATGTGGTAGAAAACATAACTCATCAAAATGTCCAGCCAAAGCATGGCAATGTTTCAGTTGTAAGAAAGTGGGACATACAAGTGCAGTATGTCGTTCGAAAGTTAGTTTGTTAGAAGAATATGATATACATAATGAAATTGAGGAGGAAAATTCATTATTTCTAGGTTTCTTGTCTTCATTGGAACCTGAAAATTCAGCTCCAGAGAAAATAGTATTAGAAGTAGAAg ATTTAAAAGGTGCTTATCAACAGCTAAAGGTCAGTAAAAATACACTAAAAATGTTAGTAATAAACACCCATCTAGGTTTGTTTGCCATCACCAGACTAACTTATGGTATCACCTCTGCACCAGGTATTTTTCAGTCGGTGATGGATAGTATTTTGGCAGGGGTACAAAATACTAAATGTTACTTAGATGATATTCTAGTATATG AATTTTTAGGTCATATTCTAGATGCCAAAGGAATACATCCTACTGAAGAAAAAATACTAGCAATTAACTCAGCTCCAACACCAAAGAATACAACTGAATTAAAGTCATATTTAGGTTTGCTAAACTACTATGGAAAGTTTATCCCGATGTTGTCTTCCAAATTAAAACCATTATCCAAACTgtgtcaaaataatattaatttcagtAGTAGCTGGTCACCTGAATGTGATAAAGTATTTCAAGAAA ATTATCAGCCATTACAGTTTATCTTTggaaaaaataaaggaattcCAATTTCAGCGGCTGCAAGAATTACAAGATGGGCTATCACTCTGTCAGGTTATCAGTACGATATTCAGTACAAAAAGGGGGCAGCAATTAACAATGCTGATGGTTTATCACGTTTACCCTGTAGtgataatacaaaaattacagaCTATTTGTATTCTTTTAGTTTGGTAGATCAAATGCCTTTAAACGCGTGTCATATTGCAAATGAAACAAACAAAGATTTGttgttattaaaagtaaaagATTTCATTTTATCAGGTTGGCCTAGGAAAGTGAGTGATGAATCTTTGAAACCATACTTTAAACGTAGAAATGAATTGTCAATTGGACAAAATTGTATCCTAGTGGGAAATAGAGTAGTTATTCCAAATCAATTACAAGATAAGGTGTTAGACTTATTTCACGAACAACATAATGGTATTGTTCGTACTAAAATGTTG TATGTAGTAAGTGTAATTAAATTTACACACGCAAATGATATGAGAAAAGACAGAGGTGAAGATAGAATCCCAGATTCTAACGAAGCTCAAGCAGAACCTCCTATAGTGAGTGATGATGTGCCAGTGTTACGTGATAGTGTTACAATTGAAATCCCAGTGAATCCAAATTTTAAAAACGAGCCTATTCAATTAGAACCGAAGCAGCCCATTCCAAGTTCATCACAAGAAGAAACAAACACATCTATACCGAGTGATGAAACATCCAATGATTGCAATATTAGAACGCGCTCTGGAAGACTAGTAAAAGCTCCCATTAAACTTGATCTCTAA